The following are encoded in a window of Oncorhynchus masou masou isolate Uvic2021 chromosome 17, UVic_Omas_1.1, whole genome shotgun sequence genomic DNA:
- the phc3 gene encoding polyhomeotic-like protein 3 isoform X2, whose protein sequence is MMDRQSPKKTEGGGESETNGTAATVTVTSNTKAVTTVANNNIAASVVIAMTTTDSTTPPSSQAPPTSLGTTPTESQAVQVVQQAIHSRPQTMAAQYLQQMYAAQQQHIILQTAALQQQQPYSSRQSPSLPSAANSTVPQSTGTSITLPASPVTGQLIGHSQSSSSTTGTITQQAMLLGNCSASCNQAQMYLRTQMLILTPAATVAAVQSDLPSVCCSSSQLSTSQVHSLAVQAHLPGALATAQSVLLKPFSTQPQTLVSSLPKMSICPLRSSQQSDPTTEASGAKPRLADITRLTSANQLMAPASYTPVQSHAVVRHQLHCPPSHKGAPHQLIIQQTTAGAHRQLHPIALRLAPQDTSPSLFPLTLQPLATPTHTTTTVQSQPGDGLPVLSSSCELPAPPPPQQTVVVSSSAPPPLLCPSLLQPQLHHQPKPPTLRLGPISQASLPRLLQSPPASLQRLSLRSVQALAVQSTGVQVSEELPVAEAPVQMPFQNHHPPQTFQNLSQTFHNLSPPQTVAVDLKMLPATLRPQTPEMREERTTPPPTLSPSACSDRLCKDIQLAFTENCTGRLDFPCVPPPSRSVTHSCQDPSSYTSCSPPPLLPSAAMGRSSLGADQQATLPEAREVGTNGDPTPEMRTNKDSAIELRTNGDRVPEESLMDAEQPDNDSDMDDTPTQDEPAAESLVDVLQCEFCGKRGYVHTFLRSKRFCSMTCVKRFNVSCTKRLSVLKVDKASRWGHRPMGRRGRPSGRVNGGTREHFLLRQVQGPYGSEETQRTLRGEEEAEDEPPVPMITRLRRQEERERVQEREREQGRQRKDSFISSGEQTTGGQECSDNPTQWSVGQVCSYINSLPGGRDISEEFRSHEIDGQALLLLTEDHLMTAMNIKLGPALKLCAHINSLKEP, encoded by the exons gtggtccAGCAGGCCATCCACAGCAGGCCCCAGACCATGGCAGCTCAGTACCTGCAGCAAATGTACGCGGCCCAGCAGCAACACATCATCCTGCAGACAGCTGCGCTGCAGCAGCAACAGCCTTACAGTAGCAGACAGTCCCCCTCCTTACCCTCTGCTGCCAACAGCACGGTGCCCCAGTCCACTGGTACCTCT ATCACCCTCCCAGCCTCTCCAGTAACAGGCCAGCTGATTGGTCATTCTCAGAGTTCCAGCTCCACCACAGGCACGATTACCCAGCAGGCCATGCTCCTGGGGAATTGCTCTGCTTCCTGTAACCAAGCCCAGATGTACCTTCGCACCCAGATG TTGATTCTGACCCCTGCGGCCACGGTGGCAGCAGTCCAGTCTGACCTGCCTTCTGTCTGCTGTAGCTCCTCTCAACTCTCCACTTCACAG gtccACAGCCTTGCTGTGCAGGCCCATCTCCCAGGGGCTTTGGCCACTGCCCAGAGTGTCCTGTTGAAGCCATTCTCCACCCAGCCCCAGACGCTGGTCTCCTCTCTGCCTAAGATGTCCATCTGTCCCCTGAGGTCCAGTCAGCAGTCTGACCCCACCACAGAAGCCTCTGGAGCTAAGCCTCGGCTGGCTGACATCACCAGGCTAACATCAGCAAACCAGCTTATGGCGCCTG CGTCGTACACTCCTGTCCAGTCCCATGCTGTGGTCAGGCACCAGCTGCACTGTCCTCCGAGCCATAAGGGGGCACCCCACCAGCTCATCATCCAGCAGACCACAGCAGGAGCCCACCGGCAGCTGCACCCTATCGCACTGCGCCTCGCACCCCAAGacacttccccctctctcttccctcttacCCTCCAGCCCCTGGCCACTcccacccacaccaccaccactgtccAATCCCAGCCTGGCGATGGccttccagtcctctcctcttcctgtgaGCTGCCCgccccaccccctccccagcAGACAGTGGTAGTATCCTCATCAGCCCCTCCACCTCTTCTGTGTCCCAGcctgctccagccccagctccacCACCAGCCCAAGCCCCCTACCCTGCGTCTTGGCCCCATCTCCCAGGCCTCTCTCCCCAGGCTGCTCCAGTCTCCACCGGCCTCCCTCCAGAGGTTGTCCCTGCGCTCAGTCCAGGCCCTGGCAGTGCAGTCCACTGGGGTTCAGGTGTCGGAGGAGCTGCCTGTGGCAGAGGCGCCGGTCCAGATGCCTTTTCAGAACCATCACCCCCCCCAGACATTCCAGAATCTATCCCAGACGTTCCATAATCTCTCCCCACCCCAGACTGTAGCTGTGGACCTGAAGATGCTTCCAGCCACCCTACGTCCCCAGACcccagagatgagagaggagaggacgacCCCTCcacccacactctctccatcgGCTTGTTCAGACAGACTCTGTAAAGACATACAGCTCGCCTTTACAGAGAACTGCACAG GCAGGTTGGATTTCCCCTGCGTCCCTCCGCCCAGCCGCTCCGTTACCCACTCGTGTCAAGACCCCTCCTCTTACACCAGctgctcccctcctccactcctgccCTCGGCCGCG ATGGGCCGTTCCTCTTTGGGGGCGGACCAGCAGGCCACGCTTCCTGAAGCCCGGGAGGTgggaaccaatggggatccaaCACCTGAGATGAGAACCAATAAGGATTCAGCTATAGAATTGAGAACCAATGGTGATCGAGTACCAGAGGAGAGCCTGATGGATGCTGAGCAGCCAGACAATGACTCAGACATGGATGATACCCCCACCCAGGACG AACCTGCTGCTGAGAGCTTGGTAGATGTGCTGCAGTGTGAGTTCTGTGGGAAGAGGGGCTACGTTCACACCTTCCTCCGATCCAAACGATTCTGCTCCATGACCTGTGTCAAGAG GTTCAATGTGAGCTGTACAAAGCGTCTGAGCGTGTTGAAGGTGGACAAGGCCAGTCGTTGGGGCCACAGGCCGATGGGCCGTAGAGGACGTCCCTCGGGGAGGGTCAACGGGGGCACCAGAGAACACTTCCTCCTCAGACAG GTGCAGGGGCCGTACGGCTCTGAAGAGACCCAGAGAACAttgaggggggaagaggaggctGAGGATGAGCCCCCTGTCCCCATGATCACCAGGCTGCGCaggcaggaagagagggagagggtgcaggagagagagagggagcagggaagaCAGAGGAAAGACTCATTCATATCCTCTGGTGAACAGACCACAGGAGGACAAGAATGTAGTGACAATCCAACACAGTGGAGCGTGGGTCAAGTCTGCTCCTACATCAACTCTCTACCAG GTGGGCGGGACATATCAGAGGAGTTCCGTTCCCACGAGATTGACGGCCAGGCCCTCCTATTGCTGACAGAGGACCACCTGATGACAGCGATGAACATCAAACTAGGACCCGCCCTCAAACTCTGTGCCCACATCAACTCTCTGAAGGAACCATAA
- the phc3 gene encoding polyhomeotic-like protein 3 isoform X1 has product MMDRQSPKKTEGGGESETNGTAATVTVTSNTKAVTTVANNNIAASVVIAMTTTDSTTPPSSQAPPTSLGTTPTESQAVQVVQQAIHSRPQTMAAQYLQQMYAAQQQHIILQTAALQQQQPYSSRQSPSLPSAANSTVPQSTGTSITLPASPVTGQLIGHSQSSSSTTGTITQQAMLLGNCSASCNQAQMYLRTQMLILTPAATVAAVQSDLPSVCCSSSQLSTSQVHSLAVQAHLPGALATAQSVLLKPFSTQPQTLVSSLPKMSICPLRSSQQSDPTTEASGAKPRLADITRLTSANQLMAPASYTPVQSHAVVRHQLHCPPSHKGAPHQLIIQQTTAGAHRQLHPIALRLAPQDTSPSLFPLTLQPLATPTHTTTTVQSQPGDGLPVLSSSCELPAPPPPQQTVVVSSSAPPPLLCPSLLQPQLHHQPKPPTLRLGPISQASLPRLLQSPPASLQRLSLRSVQALAVQSTGVQVSEELPVAEAPVQMPFQNHHPPQTFQNLSQTFHNLSPPQTVAVDLKMLPATLRPQTPEMREERTTPPPTLSPSACSDRLCKDIQLAFTENCTGRLDFPCVPPPSRSVTHSCQDPSSYTSCSPPPLLPSAAVRSPGQSPSATLPGSPERAKPLILTHIIEGFVVREALQPFLPICPLMGRSSLGADQQATLPEAREVGTNGDPTPEMRTNKDSAIELRTNGDRVPEESLMDAEQPDNDSDMDDTPTQDEPAAESLVDVLQCEFCGKRGYVHTFLRSKRFCSMTCVKRFNVSCTKRLSVLKVDKASRWGHRPMGRRGRPSGRVNGGTREHFLLRQVQGPYGSEETQRTLRGEEEAEDEPPVPMITRLRRQEERERVQEREREQGRQRKDSFISSGEQTTGGQECSDNPTQWSVGQVCSYINSLPGGRDISEEFRSHEIDGQALLLLTEDHLMTAMNIKLGPALKLCAHINSLKEP; this is encoded by the exons gtggtccAGCAGGCCATCCACAGCAGGCCCCAGACCATGGCAGCTCAGTACCTGCAGCAAATGTACGCGGCCCAGCAGCAACACATCATCCTGCAGACAGCTGCGCTGCAGCAGCAACAGCCTTACAGTAGCAGACAGTCCCCCTCCTTACCCTCTGCTGCCAACAGCACGGTGCCCCAGTCCACTGGTACCTCT ATCACCCTCCCAGCCTCTCCAGTAACAGGCCAGCTGATTGGTCATTCTCAGAGTTCCAGCTCCACCACAGGCACGATTACCCAGCAGGCCATGCTCCTGGGGAATTGCTCTGCTTCCTGTAACCAAGCCCAGATGTACCTTCGCACCCAGATG TTGATTCTGACCCCTGCGGCCACGGTGGCAGCAGTCCAGTCTGACCTGCCTTCTGTCTGCTGTAGCTCCTCTCAACTCTCCACTTCACAG gtccACAGCCTTGCTGTGCAGGCCCATCTCCCAGGGGCTTTGGCCACTGCCCAGAGTGTCCTGTTGAAGCCATTCTCCACCCAGCCCCAGACGCTGGTCTCCTCTCTGCCTAAGATGTCCATCTGTCCCCTGAGGTCCAGTCAGCAGTCTGACCCCACCACAGAAGCCTCTGGAGCTAAGCCTCGGCTGGCTGACATCACCAGGCTAACATCAGCAAACCAGCTTATGGCGCCTG CGTCGTACACTCCTGTCCAGTCCCATGCTGTGGTCAGGCACCAGCTGCACTGTCCTCCGAGCCATAAGGGGGCACCCCACCAGCTCATCATCCAGCAGACCACAGCAGGAGCCCACCGGCAGCTGCACCCTATCGCACTGCGCCTCGCACCCCAAGacacttccccctctctcttccctcttacCCTCCAGCCCCTGGCCACTcccacccacaccaccaccactgtccAATCCCAGCCTGGCGATGGccttccagtcctctcctcttcctgtgaGCTGCCCgccccaccccctccccagcAGACAGTGGTAGTATCCTCATCAGCCCCTCCACCTCTTCTGTGTCCCAGcctgctccagccccagctccacCACCAGCCCAAGCCCCCTACCCTGCGTCTTGGCCCCATCTCCCAGGCCTCTCTCCCCAGGCTGCTCCAGTCTCCACCGGCCTCCCTCCAGAGGTTGTCCCTGCGCTCAGTCCAGGCCCTGGCAGTGCAGTCCACTGGGGTTCAGGTGTCGGAGGAGCTGCCTGTGGCAGAGGCGCCGGTCCAGATGCCTTTTCAGAACCATCACCCCCCCCAGACATTCCAGAATCTATCCCAGACGTTCCATAATCTCTCCCCACCCCAGACTGTAGCTGTGGACCTGAAGATGCTTCCAGCCACCCTACGTCCCCAGACcccagagatgagagaggagaggacgacCCCTCcacccacactctctccatcgGCTTGTTCAGACAGACTCTGTAAAGACATACAGCTCGCCTTTACAGAGAACTGCACAG GCAGGTTGGATTTCCCCTGCGTCCCTCCGCCCAGCCGCTCCGTTACCCACTCGTGTCAAGACCCCTCCTCTTACACCAGctgctcccctcctccactcctgccCTCGGCCGCGGTAAGAAGCCCCGGCCAATCCCCCTCAGCCACCCTACCAGGGAGCCCTGAGAGAGCTAAACCTCTCATCCTCACTCACATCATAGAGGGGTTCGTCGTCAGAGAGGCCCTGCAGCCGTTCCTCCCGATATGTCCACTG ATGGGCCGTTCCTCTTTGGGGGCGGACCAGCAGGCCACGCTTCCTGAAGCCCGGGAGGTgggaaccaatggggatccaaCACCTGAGATGAGAACCAATAAGGATTCAGCTATAGAATTGAGAACCAATGGTGATCGAGTACCAGAGGAGAGCCTGATGGATGCTGAGCAGCCAGACAATGACTCAGACATGGATGATACCCCCACCCAGGACG AACCTGCTGCTGAGAGCTTGGTAGATGTGCTGCAGTGTGAGTTCTGTGGGAAGAGGGGCTACGTTCACACCTTCCTCCGATCCAAACGATTCTGCTCCATGACCTGTGTCAAGAG GTTCAATGTGAGCTGTACAAAGCGTCTGAGCGTGTTGAAGGTGGACAAGGCCAGTCGTTGGGGCCACAGGCCGATGGGCCGTAGAGGACGTCCCTCGGGGAGGGTCAACGGGGGCACCAGAGAACACTTCCTCCTCAGACAG GTGCAGGGGCCGTACGGCTCTGAAGAGACCCAGAGAACAttgaggggggaagaggaggctGAGGATGAGCCCCCTGTCCCCATGATCACCAGGCTGCGCaggcaggaagagagggagagggtgcaggagagagagagggagcagggaagaCAGAGGAAAGACTCATTCATATCCTCTGGTGAACAGACCACAGGAGGACAAGAATGTAGTGACAATCCAACACAGTGGAGCGTGGGTCAAGTCTGCTCCTACATCAACTCTCTACCAG GTGGGCGGGACATATCAGAGGAGTTCCGTTCCCACGAGATTGACGGCCAGGCCCTCCTATTGCTGACAGAGGACCACCTGATGACAGCGATGAACATCAAACTAGGACCCGCCCTCAAACTCTGTGCCCACATCAACTCTCTGAAGGAACCATAA